The Candidatus Angelobacter sp. genomic interval GCGATGAATGGCGGCTGCCTTGTGGTCCAAGGGCCGCCCGGCACTGGAAAGTCCTACACCGCATCAAGAGTGATTGCTTCGCTGCTCGCCGCCGGCAAGAAAGTCGGTGTTGCCTCCAACAGTCATAAGGCCGTGGTCAACTTGCTCATCGCTTGCGGTAATGCCGCTCGTGAAAGAGGGCAGCACCTGTCAGGCATCAAAGTTGGCGGTGAAGCGACCGGGCCGGTCTTTACCGAGAATCTCAATCTGCGTTACATCGAAACCACTTCCGCTGCCTTCGCCGCATATTCCAATGGCATCGTTGGCGGAACGGCGTGGCTTTTCACGCGCCCGGAATGGGAAGGCGCGCTTGATTTTCTTTTCATTGACGAAGCTGGCCAGGTTTCACTGGCCAACGCAGTGGCAATGGCTCGATGTGCGAAGAATCTCGTCCTCCTCGGCGACCAGATGCAGTTGGAGCAGCCCGTGCAAGGCTCGCATCCGGGCGACGCGGGACTTTCCGCGCTGCAATACGCTCTAAAAGACACAAAGGCCAGTCGGCCTGATGCACCCGTGCTTCACGCCGTTGTCCCGCCCGATTACGGGCTTTTTCTTGGCGAGTCTCGTCGGATGCACCCGTCAGTGTGTCGCTTCATTTCCGAGAGCATCTACGAGGGACGCCTCAATGCCTTTGGCGATTGCGCCCGTCAAAAGATTGCCGTTCCTTCAAACGCAAACGAACTCATCACGATTGAAAGCGGGATTGTTTTCAGCGGCATTGAGCACGACGGCGACATTCAACAGAGCGACGAGGAGGTCGAGCGCGTTTGCGCCATTTTCAAAGAACTTCTTGGCCGTCAATACACTGACAAGGACAACAAAACGCGGCCACTCGCGCTGAACGATTTCCTTTTCATCGCGCCATACAATGCCCAGGTTCGCTCGCTCCAGGCAGCGCTCCCGGCAAATGCTCGCGTCGGCAGCGTGGACAAGTTTCAAGGACAGGAAGCCCCGGTTTGCATTCTGTCGCTTTGCTCCAGCTACGGCGAATACGGCTCTCGTGGACTTGGCTTCATCCTCGACCGCAATCGCGTCAACGTCGCCATCTCACGCGCCCAATGCTTGGCGGTGGTCGTTGCCGATCCACGCATTGCCGCCACGCCTCCCGGTTCGTTGGATGAGATGACGCTCATCAACCTGTTCTGCAAATTGTCCGCGCCAACTCTTCCCGCATGAGTTTCGCGCCCATCATTCATGCACTCGCGTTGCCGCCCGAAACCCGCGTTGAACAGCGTGTCCCGAAAAAGCTCTTTGTCGAAAACGGCGCACCCACGGCCAGCGACAAGCGCCAGATCAACGAAGGCATTTCCGAAGTCCTTTGGCAAGCGGCGCTGAAACCCGCAAATCTCGGTGTGCCCGTCTTCCGGGACGCCGTGCGTGAGTATCTGGAAGTTGCCATTCTCACGGCTCATTTCCGTTCCACGGCCAAAACCGCGCGCCTGGTTGAGCTCATTCATCGCGCGATTCCGTATCCGGTGTTGTTGATTTCGCTTACCGGAGAAACGGCTTCCTTGTCGGTGGCTCACAAACGCTGGTCGCAAGGCGAATCCGGCAAAGTCGTCATCGAAGAACTGCGCGCCACCGCACCTTTCCGCCCGGATGCCCCTACGGCAGAGGAAGCCCAATTCCTGGCCCGCCTCTCAGTCGTCGGACTGCCGCAAGGCGATTTGTTCGCGCTCTACCAAAGCTGGCTGGATTCCATCCTCGCGCTGGAGGCTGCGCAAATTACCGGCGCATTTCGCCCACCCACGGCGGACAATTCCTCCGCCCTCCGCGAACAACTGGATGCCCGCGCCCAAGCAGTGCGCGAGTTGGCTGCGCTGCGCGCCCAGGCCGAAAAGGAGACGCAACTCAACCGCCGCGTGGAACTCAACCTCGCCATCAAACGGCTCGAAGCGCGCATTGCCGAACTCGTTCAAACTCTTTAACCTCACGCCCTCATCATGGAAAAACTGACTGCGCAATCACCGGAGACGAAATCGCCCGATCTCGTCGCCGAGAATCTGGCCAAGCTCAAGGCGCTGTTCCCGGAGGTCGTCACCGAAGACGGCGTGAACGTGGATTCCCTGAAACAGTTGATTGGCAAAACCATCACAGACGCAGAGGAGAAATTCGGCCTCAACTGGCATGGCAAGCGCAAGGCCCGCAAGTTGGCACTCACCCCCAGCGGAGGCACGCTGCGCCCCTGTCCGGAAGAGAGCGTGGACTGGGACAAGACGCAAAACCTGATGATTGAGGGCGACAATCTCGAAGTCCTCAAGCTCCTCCAAAAATCCTACAATGGGAAAGTGAAGCTCATTTACATTGACCCTCCCTACAACACGGGAAATGACTTCGTTTACTCCGATGATTTTCAGGATAACATCAAGAACTACCTCGAAATCACCGGTCAGGTTGGAGAAGCTGGCCGTAAACTTTCCTCCAACGCTGAATCCTCTGGTCGCTTTCACACCGATTGGCTCAACATGATGTATCCTCGATTGAGGCTCGCACGCAATCTCCTGTGCGAGGACGGCGCTTTGTTTGTCTCGGTTGACGATGGTGAAGTTAACAATCTCCGAAGTGTCATTGACGAGATTTTCGGCCCCGAAAACTTTATCGCCCTGTTTGTTTGGGAAAAGCGAACTACCAGAGAAAACCGGCGTGTTTTTTCTTTTAACCATGAATACGTCCTCTGCGTGGCAAAGAGCAAAACGCAATTTGAGCAAGTCAGAAATCTCCTGCCAACCACCGAAGAGGTCCGCAACCGCTACGCCAATCCCGACAATGACCCCCGTGGCCCTTGGCAGTCCGTATCTCTCAACGCCCAAGCCGGACACGCCACAAAAGACCAGTTTTACTCTTTCACCACTCCCGGCGGTCGTGTCTTGGATCCACCACCGGGCCGATGCTGGGCCGTAACAAAGCCAAAGCTCGAACAACTTGTCGCCGACAACCGCGTATGGTTTGGCGAGACCGGTAATAATGTCCCTCGCCGTAAACTCTTTCTTTCTGAGGCTGCAGATGGACTCACTCCACATACACTTTGGACCGCTGCCGAAGTTGGAACGAACGACTCCGCAAAGAAGGATTTAATAGAACTATTTGGCGGAGTCGAGGTCTTCGATACGCCCAAGCCTACCGCATTGATCCGCAGAATAATTGAAATCACAACCAGCAAATCGGACCTGGTGCTCGATTTCTTCGCTGGCGCAGGCCCTACCGGTGAGGCAGTGTTCGACACCAACCAAATAGACGGGGGACATCGTCGCTTCGTTCTTGTTCAACTGCCCGAGCCTACGGACAAACCGGATTACCCAACTATCGCTGACATCACCAAGGAACGGTTGCGTCGCGCCGCCATGAAAACTCGCACGGCCTGGGAAAACCAACAGGCCACACAAGCAGCCGCCGAACCCGATTTGCTTAAGCCGCCATCAACCGCTCAAAAACCCGAATTGCCGGACCTCGGTTTCCGCGTTTTCAAGCTGGCGTCGAGCAACATCCGCGCATGGGAGCCGGATCGCGCCGATCTCGCACAGACGTTGGAAGCGTCGGTTGAACATCTTAAAACCGACCGCACGGAATCCGACATCCTGTTCGAGTTGCTTTTGAAACTCGGGCTGGACCTCACCGTGCCCACCGAAAAGAAGTTCATCGCTGGGCAGGACGTTTACAGCATGGGTGCGGGCACATTGATTGTTTGCTTGTCCAAATCCATCGCCGCCAAAGAAGTCGAACCACTGGCTCTCGGCGTCGCCGAATGGCACAAGGCTCAAGCCCCCGCTGGCGAATCCACCGTCGTCTTCCGCGACAGCGCCTTTGCTGACGACGTGGCCAAAACCAACCTCACCGCTATCCTGCAACAGCACGGGCTGGAGAATATCCGCAGCCTCTAAAGCCAATGCCGACAAACCCCAAAACCTTTGTCACGTTCGCCTACGGCTCGAACATGCTTTGCAGCCGGATTCAGGATCAGGAGCGTTGCCCCTCGGCCCGCGCCTTGGGCGTCGCCGAGTTGCACGGCCACGAATTGAAGTGGCACAAACGCAGCAAAGACGGCTCAGGCAAGTGCGACGTCGTTCAAGCGAAGGACAAAAAGCAGATTGTTTACGGCGTGCTTTTCGAAATTGCCGCGAGTGAGAAGTCAGAACTCGATACGGCAGAAGGTCGCGGCAATGGATATGAAGAGAAGCAGGTGCAAGTTGTGTTCGGAGGAGCACCCCGAACTGTATCTCTCTACGCCGCGACCAAGACGGATTCATCGTTGAAGCCCTACACCTGGTATAAGGCGTTTGTCGTGGCGGGGGCGAAGGAGCACAAACTTCCAAGCGAATACATCCGCCAGTTGGAAGCTGTGGAGGCCACTCAAGACCCTGATCGTGAAAGAGAGCGGCGCAACACCCAGTTGTTGGAGGGAAATCGCCTCAGCCCTACGTCATGAAACTCCATTTCGAGCCCAATCTCGACTACCAGCACGCGGCTATCGAATCCGTGTGCGACCTGTTCAAGGGGCAGGAGATTTGCCGCAGCGTCTTCACCGTCACTCGCGACGTGGATGACGCACAACAGCGCATGGGTTTCGCCGAAACCGACATCGGTATCGGCAACCGCCTCACGTTGCTCGACGATGACCTGCTCAAGAACCTGAACGACATTCAACTGCGCAACGGATTGCCACCGTCCGCTTCGCTGGCTTCCGGCGATTTCACCGTTGAGATGGAGACCGGAACAGGCAAGACCTACGTTTATCTGCGCACCGTGTTCGAGTTGAATCAGCGTTACGGCTTTAACAAATTCGTCATCGTTGTCCCGTCCGTCGCCATCAAGGAGGGCGTTTACAAGTCGCTCCAGATGATGGAAGACCATTTCCGTTCGCTCTACGCCAACGTCCCCTTCGAGTATTTTCTCTACGACTCCAGCAAGCTCGGCCAGGTCCGCAACTTCGCCACGAGTTCGCACATTCAAGTGATGGTTGTGACCGTGGGCGCGATCAACAAGAAGGACGTCAACAACCTCTACAAAGACAGCGAGAAGACCGGGGGCGAGAAGCCGATTGATTTAATCAAAGCCACCCGGCCCATCATCATCGTGGACGAACCGCAGAGCGTGGACGGCGGCCTCGAAGGTCGCGGCAAGGAAGCTCTCGGAATGATGAGCCCGCTCTGCACGTTGCGTTTTTCCGCCACGCATGTGGAGAAGCACCACATGGTCTTCCGCCTCGATGCGGTGGATGCTTACGAGCGCAAGCTGGTGAAGCAGATCGAAGTGGCGGAGGCGCGCATCTCGGGCGGCCACAACAAGCCCTACGTGAAGCTCCTTTCTGTCGGCAATAAAAAGGGCGTCATCACGGCCAAGGTGGAGTTGGACATGCAAACGCGGTCCGGCGTGCAGCGCCAAGAAGTCAACGTGCAGGACGGCGACAATCTGGAGATGACCACCAACCGGGCGGTTTATCACGATTGCCGCGTTGGCGAGATTCGTGTCGCCCAAGGCAGCGAGTTCATGGAATTACGCGTCCCCGGAGGCGAACACTTCCTCAAGCCGGGCGAGGCTTTTGGCGACCTTGATGCGCTGGCCGTGCAGCGTGAGATGATCAGCCGCACCATCAAAGAGCATTTGACCAAAGAGCTTCGTCTCGCGCCCCAGGGAATCAAAGTCCTCTCGCTGTTCTTCATTGATTCCGTGGAGCGCTATCGGCAATACGACGCCGAGGGCAACCAAATCAAAGGCGACTACGCCAAAATCTTTGAAGAGGAATATCGCCGCTTGGCAAAACACCCCGATTACCAAAGCTTGTTCAAGGAAGTGGACCTGCAAACCGCTGTCGAGGAAGTCCACAACGGATACTTCTCGATTGATAAAAGGAGAGTCGGCGGAAAGACCGTTGAGGTTTTTAAGGACACACGCGGTGACACAAAGGCGGACGACGACACCTACAGTCTGATCATGCGCGAGAAGGAGAAGCTGTTGGGCTTCGAGACGCCCCTTAAATTCATCTTTTCCCATTCCGCGCTCAAGGAGGGCTGGGACAATCCGAACGTCTTCCAGATTTGCGCGTTGCGCGATATGGGCACGGAACGCGAGCGCCGGCAGACGATTGGTCGCGGCCTTCGGCTCTGCGTCAACCAGCAAGGTGAACGCTTGCGCGGCTTTGAGATCAACACCCTGACGGTCGTTGCCACCGAGAGCTACGAGCAGTTTGCCGAAAACTTGCAGAAGGAAATTGAGGAGGACACGGGCATTCGTTTCGGAATTGTTGAGCATCATCAGTTCGCTGGCATTTCGGTCACAGGTGCGGACGGCAAATCCACGCCACTCGGCTTCGACAAATCGAAGCAGCTTTGGCAGGTGCTCCGCGATGCCGGCCTGGTGGACCATAAAGGCAAGATTCAGAACGCCCTGAAGCAGGCGCTCAAGGACAACACGCTGACCTTGCCCGAACCGTTCGCCTCTCAACTCCCTCAAATCAAGGAAGTGCTGCGGAAGCTTTCCGGGAAATTGGAGATCAAAAACGCGGACGAGCGCCAGCAGATCAAGACACGGCAAGCCGTGCTCCAGAGCGCCGAGTTCAAGGCGCTATGGGATCGCATCAAGCACAAGACGACCTACCGCGTTCAGTTCGACAACGAGGCGCTCATCCAAAAGTGTATTGCGGCCATCAAGGATGGTCCGCCAATCACGAAAACCCGGCTCGAATGGCGCAAGGCCGACATCGCCATCGGCAAAGCGGGTGTTGAGGCCACGGAAACGGCCACGTCTGCACCGGTAGTGCTCGAAGAGCGCGACATCGAGTTGCCGGATGTCCTAACGGACTTGCAGGACAAAACTCAACTCACCCGCCGGAGCATTCATCGCATTCTAATCGGCAGCGGCAGGTTGAATGACTTCACAAGGAATCCGCAGGAGTTTATCGAACTGACCGCCGATGGGGTTAATCGAGCCAAGCGTCTGGCGCTGGTGGACGGCATCAAATACCAACGCCTCGGGGACGAGCAATACTACGCGCAGGAATTGTTTGAGCAGGAAGAACTCACGGGCTATCTGAGAAACATGATTGCGGTCGGCGACCGCAGCGTTTACGAGCACGTCGTTTACCAGTCGGACACCGAGAAATCATTTGCTGAACAGTTAGAAAAGAACGAAGCCATCAAGATTTTCGCCAAATTGCCGGGCTGGTTCAAAGTTCCGACGCCGTTGGGCACCTACAACCCGGATTGGGCAGTGCTTGTAGAAAAGGACGGCGCGGTTCGCCTTTATTTTGTCGTCGAAACCAAGAGCAGCCTGTTCACCGACGACTTACGCGACCGTGAAAGTGCCAAGATTAAATGCGGCGAAGCGCATTTCGACGCTCTGGCCGTCGGCGAGAATCCGGCTCGTTTTGTGAAAGCCACAAGACTCGATGATGTGTTTGCCGCAACCTCCTAAAACAGCAAATGAACCTTCACCTTCAGGATCCACTAGATCCGAACGCACCGTTCCTTCAAGAAAAGATTCTCGAAACCTGTGCCGGAGCAACTTGCGGCGGTGGCGCATTTGCTTTTGTAACCAAGAGCGGAGTCGATCTACTTCTCAACGACCTAGCCTTTAAGGCATTCACGACCGAAGGCAATTTTGACTTGGTGGTGGGCGTCGATGAAGTCACCAATCCTCTCGCACTTACATCTCTCCGCCAATTGGCTGGTGAGATTGACACCCTACAGATCCGCGTATTCTACCATGAACAACCAAATACAACCTTCCATCCGAAGTTTTGTTGGTTCCGGCACAAAAAAACTGCCGTGCTTATCACAGGTTCTGGCAACCTCACAGGTCGGGCGATGCGCGGCAATTGGGAGGCTTTCACTATCACAGAATTTGACGAGAAAGATGCGACCGCGCTCGAAGACCGATGGGCCGCATGGACACACGCGCATGCGGAGCGGCTACGACCACTGGACGATCCGGCTGTTATCGCTAGAGCAGAGGAAAATCAGAGACGGGCAAGACGCTTAGGTCCCCGGTTACCAGAACCACTCCAGGAGCCTCAACCACCAGAGTCCCCCGCTGCGGATGAAAACATTCCCCGTCCTCCCCTAGCAGCAGAAGGACAAGTCGCTGCTCTGGTTGCCGAAATTCCAAGAGCGGGCAACCGATGGAACCAAGCAAACTTCGATCTCAATACGTTCCGCCATTTTTTTGGTGCCCAACCGGGCGCGAGCCATAGAATTGTCCTTCAGCATGTGAACGATGTTGGAGAGCTTGGGACAATGGAGAGCCGGCCAAGCGTGTCGGTCGCTAGTCACAACTACCGCTTTGAGTTGGAGGCTGCTTCCGGCCTGCAATACCCTCGGCGCGGTCATCCGATTGGTGTTTTTTTACAGATTGGCCGCCGCACCTTTAGGTATCGTCTTCTCCTACCCAGGTGGCCAGGTTACTCAGCCATGAGAGACTTCCTTGCAACCAGATACACTGGGCGAGCCAACCAAATGCGTCGCGTCGTTGCTACGGCCGCAGACGTTTACCAAGCATGGCCCGGTTCTCCTCTTTGGCGTGAACCACTGCAAATCGAGGACTGAACGGTCCCCACACAACACCCTATTCGACATGTTTAACTCCCAACTGCAATACGAAGTCGCCCCAGATCTTCTAGCGATTTGCGATTTCGAAGATTGCCGAGACAAGCTTGTCGTCCGACTGCCATCTGCTATCTGCGGCGGTTCTTGGAACGTAAACCCTTGCCCCCTGAAAGGAACAAGAGGGCGAAATGGAACCAATGCCAACTACTGACCCTTCACTGGATCCGCGTGTTCAGCAGTCCTTGCGGACTTTCTATGAATCGCTCCTGAAACGTGGCGACCTGATCACCAAAGAACGGCTATCTCAATGTTACGCCCTGTTTCGTGAACGATTCGGTCCGGAACGCCTCAAGAGTTTGGACGGCGAGATTCTTCTGAACACGATGCACGCCCACGGCAATCAGGACAGCTTGGTGTATTGGCTGGAATTCAAGAGCGACGCCGAGTTCCCCACGCGTCAGTTCGGTAGTATCTCCGGCGGCAGCGCGCTCAAATTCGGTCTCTACAAGAGCAAAGATTCCGGCGAATGGATGGCCGGCCATCCCACCAACCAAACCACGTTGCCGATACCCGAAGCCATTGCCACCGCACGGAAACACCGCGATCAGTTGATCGCCGCCGTAACCGCTATCCAAGAATTGCCGGTGGGCGCGGACGATCAGGCGTATCTGGCTTTGCAGAAAAAATTGGACGAGGTGGCGCCGGATGTGTGTCGCCTAGCTTGGGGACACAAATACGTAAGTTTGCTTTTCCCGGACAAACTGGACGATTTTCACGCTGAATATTTCCAGCGGCACAACCTCATCAAATTGCTTCAACTGCCGCCTGCACAGCCCGGCCTGTATGTTTCCGCGGGCCGTTTCGTCAGCTTCGCGAATCAAATGGGTTGGCCCATGAATCATTTTACGGCTGTGCTCAACGAACGGAATGGCACGCCGACCAAATACTGGCGCATCGGCACGAAGCTGGGCGAAGGAAATGACGCTCAAGATGTTTGGCCGGATATGAAAACCGGTGGCTATGCGGCCATTGGCTGGCCGGAACTGGGGGATTTGTCCAGCGTGCTCGCCGGCGACAATGTAAAGGAGACCATCGCGAACATGCTGATTAAGGAATATCCGAATTATGAGGCAAATGTTGCTTCGCGCAAAGCCGGTGAAATTCGGAACTTTGCAGCAGACATGGAGGAAAATGACGTTGTGCTCGCGGCGGACGGCGAAAGGATTCTTGGCGTCGGTCTGGTCAAAGGCCCGTACCGGTTTGAGACGACGCAACCGGAAGACGCCCCGCACCGTCGCCAGGTCGATTGGCACACGACGCCGGAATGGAAATTGCCCGTCACCGAAGGGTTGAGAA includes:
- a CDS encoding gamma-glutamylcyclotransferase family protein, which codes for MPTNPKTFVTFAYGSNMLCSRIQDQERCPSARALGVAELHGHELKWHKRSKDGSGKCDVVQAKDKKQIVYGVLFEIAASEKSELDTAEGRGNGYEEKQVQVVFGGAPRTVSLYAATKTDSSLKPYTWYKAFVVAGAKEHKLPSEYIRQLEAVEATQDPDRERERRNTQLLEGNRLSPTS
- a CDS encoding DEAD/DEAH box helicase, whose translation is AMNGGCLVVQGPPGTGKSYTASRVIASLLAAGKKVGVASNSHKAVVNLLIACGNAARERGQHLSGIKVGGEATGPVFTENLNLRYIETTSAAFAAYSNGIVGGTAWLFTRPEWEGALDFLFIDEAGQVSLANAVAMARCAKNLVLLGDQMQLEQPVQGSHPGDAGLSALQYALKDTKASRPDAPVLHAVVPPDYGLFLGESRRMHPSVCRFISESIYEGRLNAFGDCARQKIAVPSNANELITIESGIVFSGIEHDGDIQQSDEEVERVCAIFKELLGRQYTDKDNKTRPLALNDFLFIAPYNAQVRSLQAALPANARVGSVDKFQGQEAPVCILSLCSSYGEYGSRGLGFILDRNRVNVAISRAQCLAVVVADPRIAATPPGSLDEMTLINLFCKLSAPTLPA
- a CDS encoding AAA family ATPase; translation: MPTTDPSLDPRVQQSLRTFYESLLKRGDLITKERLSQCYALFRERFGPERLKSLDGEILLNTMHAHGNQDSLVYWLEFKSDAEFPTRQFGSISGGSALKFGLYKSKDSGEWMAGHPTNQTTLPIPEAIATARKHRDQLIAAVTAIQELPVGADDQAYLALQKKLDEVAPDVCRLAWGHKYVSLLFPDKLDDFHAEYFQRHNLIKLLQLPPAQPGLYVSAGRFVSFANQMGWPMNHFTAVLNERNGTPTKYWRIGTKLGEGNDAQDVWPDMKTGGYAAIGWPELGDLSSVLAGDNVKETIANMLIKEYPNYEANVASRKAGEIRNFAADMEENDVVLAADGERILGVGLVKGPYRFETTQPEDAPHRRQVDWHTTPEWKLPVTEGLRTTVWKLRKDDRNFVAVERQLLEPSLPSSPEAPAPKPALPNPIRKIVRLEGVIPGRLQAILERKGQAILYGPPGTGKTYWGKQTALDLSAIGAFGCLYADLTAEQKVRVNGDGSNSGLLRCCTFHPAFGYEDFIEGYRPQKSTGGQLIFEKRDGIFKTLCRDAAASDEKFVLLIDEINRGDIPRIFGELLTLLEKNKRGQEVILPLSGDKFSVPANVLVIGTMNTADRSIALLDTALRRRFGFVELMPDSSTLAGAIAGEAIPLGQWLDALNSRIREHIGKDARNLQIGHAYLMDDNGKPVTDFARFSRIIAEDVIPLLEEYCYEDYGALTEILGGAMVDGER
- a CDS encoding phospholipase D-like domain-containing protein, whose translation is MNLHLQDPLDPNAPFLQEKILETCAGATCGGGAFAFVTKSGVDLLLNDLAFKAFTTEGNFDLVVGVDEVTNPLALTSLRQLAGEIDTLQIRVFYHEQPNTTFHPKFCWFRHKKTAVLITGSGNLTGRAMRGNWEAFTITEFDEKDATALEDRWAAWTHAHAERLRPLDDPAVIARAEENQRRARRLGPRLPEPLQEPQPPESPAADENIPRPPLAAEGQVAALVAEIPRAGNRWNQANFDLNTFRHFFGAQPGASHRIVLQHVNDVGELGTMESRPSVSVASHNYRFELEAASGLQYPRRGHPIGVFLQIGRRTFRYRLLLPRWPGYSAMRDFLATRYTGRANQMRRVVATAADVYQAWPGSPLWREPLQIED
- a CDS encoding DUF4391 domain-containing protein, yielding MSFAPIIHALALPPETRVEQRVPKKLFVENGAPTASDKRQINEGISEVLWQAALKPANLGVPVFRDAVREYLEVAILTAHFRSTAKTARLVELIHRAIPYPVLLISLTGETASLSVAHKRWSQGESGKVVIEELRATAPFRPDAPTAEEAQFLARLSVVGLPQGDLFALYQSWLDSILALEAAQITGAFRPPTADNSSALREQLDARAQAVRELAALRAQAEKETQLNRRVELNLAIKRLEARIAELVQTL
- a CDS encoding site-specific DNA-methyltransferase, with the protein product MEKLTAQSPETKSPDLVAENLAKLKALFPEVVTEDGVNVDSLKQLIGKTITDAEEKFGLNWHGKRKARKLALTPSGGTLRPCPEESVDWDKTQNLMIEGDNLEVLKLLQKSYNGKVKLIYIDPPYNTGNDFVYSDDFQDNIKNYLEITGQVGEAGRKLSSNAESSGRFHTDWLNMMYPRLRLARNLLCEDGALFVSVDDGEVNNLRSVIDEIFGPENFIALFVWEKRTTRENRRVFSFNHEYVLCVAKSKTQFEQVRNLLPTTEEVRNRYANPDNDPRGPWQSVSLNAQAGHATKDQFYSFTTPGGRVLDPPPGRCWAVTKPKLEQLVADNRVWFGETGNNVPRRKLFLSEAADGLTPHTLWTAAEVGTNDSAKKDLIELFGGVEVFDTPKPTALIRRIIEITTSKSDLVLDFFAGAGPTGEAVFDTNQIDGGHRRFVLVQLPEPTDKPDYPTIADITKERLRRAAMKTRTAWENQQATQAAAEPDLLKPPSTAQKPELPDLGFRVFKLASSNIRAWEPDRADLAQTLEASVEHLKTDRTESDILFELLLKLGLDLTVPTEKKFIAGQDVYSMGAGTLIVCLSKSIAAKEVEPLALGVAEWHKAQAPAGESTVVFRDSAFADDVAKTNLTAILQQHGLENIRSL
- a CDS encoding DEAD/DEAH box helicase family protein; protein product: MKLHFEPNLDYQHAAIESVCDLFKGQEICRSVFTVTRDVDDAQQRMGFAETDIGIGNRLTLLDDDLLKNLNDIQLRNGLPPSASLASGDFTVEMETGTGKTYVYLRTVFELNQRYGFNKFVIVVPSVAIKEGVYKSLQMMEDHFRSLYANVPFEYFLYDSSKLGQVRNFATSSHIQVMVVTVGAINKKDVNNLYKDSEKTGGEKPIDLIKATRPIIIVDEPQSVDGGLEGRGKEALGMMSPLCTLRFSATHVEKHHMVFRLDAVDAYERKLVKQIEVAEARISGGHNKPYVKLLSVGNKKGVITAKVELDMQTRSGVQRQEVNVQDGDNLEMTTNRAVYHDCRVGEIRVAQGSEFMELRVPGGEHFLKPGEAFGDLDALAVQREMISRTIKEHLTKELRLAPQGIKVLSLFFIDSVERYRQYDAEGNQIKGDYAKIFEEEYRRLAKHPDYQSLFKEVDLQTAVEEVHNGYFSIDKRRVGGKTVEVFKDTRGDTKADDDTYSLIMREKEKLLGFETPLKFIFSHSALKEGWDNPNVFQICALRDMGTERERRQTIGRGLRLCVNQQGERLRGFEINTLTVVATESYEQFAENLQKEIEEDTGIRFGIVEHHQFAGISVTGADGKSTPLGFDKSKQLWQVLRDAGLVDHKGKIQNALKQALKDNTLTLPEPFASQLPQIKEVLRKLSGKLEIKNADERQQIKTRQAVLQSAEFKALWDRIKHKTTYRVQFDNEALIQKCIAAIKDGPPITKTRLEWRKADIAIGKAGVEATETATSAPVVLEERDIELPDVLTDLQDKTQLTRRSIHRILIGSGRLNDFTRNPQEFIELTADGVNRAKRLALVDGIKYQRLGDEQYYAQELFEQEELTGYLRNMIAVGDRSVYEHVVYQSDTEKSFAEQLEKNEAIKIFAKLPGWFKVPTPLGTYNPDWAVLVEKDGAVRLYFVVETKSSLFTDDLRDRESAKIKCGEAHFDALAVGENPARFVKATRLDDVFAATS